The following are encoded together in the Tripterygium wilfordii isolate XIE 37 chromosome 18, ASM1340144v1, whole genome shotgun sequence genome:
- the LOC119984431 gene encoding carotenoid cleavage dioxygenase 7, chloroplastic, whose protein sequence is MQAKPCHIIPAAFRSPEKLSPAHRLYSPANIPRAISIATPDNNRVRTVTTERTRNYEEDEATAAFWDYQFLFVSQRSETVQPVKLQVVDGAIPSDFPSGTYYLAGPGIFSDDYGSTVHPLDGHGYLRSFTFDGVKGDVNFMAKYVRTEAQEEEFDHATGTWRFTHRGPFSVLKKGKKLGNTKVMKNVANTSVLKWGGRLLCLWEGGDPYEIESGTLDTVGRFDMINGSDSLVNSNGSVDGGDVWEVAARLLKPILHGVFNMPAKRMLSHYKVDARRNRLLTVSCNAEDMLLPRSNFTFYEHDSDFKLLQMQEFNIPDHLMIHDWAFTDTHYILFSNRIKLDVIGSMGAVCGLSPMISALSVNPSKASSPIYLLPRFPNESSDSVGGRDWRVPVEVDSQFWLQHVGNAFEVKDQNGNLDIHIQAVACSYHWFNFQSLFGYNWQSGKLDPSIMNVKEGDQTQLLPHLIQVSIKLDAEGSCYKACVEPLNEWNKSSDFPLINQSFSGYENKYIYAAASSGSRRSLPSFPFDMVVKLDLKDKSARTWSTGRRRFIGEPIFVPKDESEDDGYLLVVEYAVSIQKCYLVILDPKRIGEGDALVARIMVPKHLNFPLGFHGFWAINHD, encoded by the exons ATGCAAGCCAAGCCCTGCCACATTATCCCCGCGGCATTCCGATCACCCGAAAAACTATCTCCGGCTCACCGTCTTTATTCTCCGGCCAACATACCACGAGCAATATCCATAGCAACCCCGGATAACAACCGTGTGAGAACAGTGACCACAGAGAGAACAAGAAACTATGAAGAAGACGAAGCTACGGCAGCGTTTTGGGACTACCAGTTCTTGTTCGTGTCGCAACGATCGGAGACTGTTCAGCCCGTGAAGCTCCAAGTCGTTGATGGTGCGATCCCGTCGGACTTCCCCTCCGGAACTTACTATTTAGCCGGACCGGGAATTTTCTCTGACGACTACGGATCGACGGTGCACCCTCTCGACGGCCACGGATACCTGAGATCGTTTACATTCGATGGAGTTAAAGGGGACGTGAATTTCATGGCCAAATACGTGAGAACCGAGGCTCAAGAGGAGGAGTTCGATCACGCGACTGGCACGTGGAGGTTCACACACCGGGGCCCATTTTCCGTTTTAAAGAAAGGGAAGAAGTTGGGGAATACGAAGGTGATGAAGAATGTAGCGAACACCAGTGTGTTGAAGTGGGGAGGGAGGCTGTTGTGCTTGTGGGAAGGTGGGGACCCGTATGAGATTGAATCAGGGACGTTGGATACTGTCGGCAGGTTCGATATGATCAACGGTTCAGATTCGTTGGTGAACAGTAATGGCAGCGTTGATGGGGGTGATGTGTGGGAAGTAGCCGCCCGGCTGTTGAAGCCTATCTTACATG GAGTGTTCAATATGCCTGCCAAGAGAATGTTGTCACATTACAAGGTTGATGCTAGAAGGAATAGACTACTTACAGTATCCTGCAATGCAGAGGACATGCTTCTACCTCGCAGTAATTTCACATTTTatg AACATGACTCTGATTTCAAGTTGCTGCAGATGCAAGAATTTAACATTCCTGATCATCTGATGATCCATGATTGGGCCTTCACAGACACTCATTACATACTGTTTTCCAACCGCATCAAGCTGGATGTCATCG GGTCAATGGGTGCAGTGTGTGGGTTATCTCCAATGATATCAGCATTGTCAGTGAACCCTAGCAAGGCCTCTTCTCCAATTTACTTGCTTCCTAGATTTCCAAATGAATCCAGTGATAGTGTTGGAGGCAGAGATTGGAGAGTGCCTGTGGAAGTTGATTCACAATTTTGGCTACAACATGTTGGGAATGCTTTTGAGGTTAAGGATCAAAATGGGAATTTGGATATACATATTCAGGCTGTTGCTTGCTCCTACCATTGGTTCAATTTCCAAAGCCTATTTG GATATAATTGGCAAAGTGGGAAGCTAGATccttcaattatgaatgtcaAAGAAGGTGATCAAACTCAGCTACTGCCTCATCTTATTCAG GTTTCGATCAAATTAGATGCCGAGGGGAGTTGCTACAAAGCTTGTGTAGAGCCGTTGAATGAATGGAACAAATCATCGGATTTTCCTTTGATCAACCAATCATTCTCAGGCTACGAAAACAAATACATCTATGCTGCAGCTTCATCTGGGTCTCGCCGATCTTTGCCAAGTTTTCCATTTGATATGGTGGTTAAGCTCGACTTGAAAGACAAGTCTGCTCGTACTTGGTCTACCGGCAGACGGAGATTCATTGGGGAGCCCATTTTTGTTCCGAAGGATGAGAGTGAAGATGATGGATACCTTCTTGTGGTTGAG TATGCAGTTTCAATCCAGAAGTGTTATCTTGTCATATTAGATCCCAAGAGAATTGGAGAAGGAGATGCACTTGTAGCAAGAATTATGGTCCCTAAGCACCTCAATTTCCCATTGGGGTTTCATGGTTTTTGGGCTATTAACCACGACTAA
- the LOC119984319 gene encoding pentatricopeptide repeat-containing protein At1g02060, chloroplastic-like, with product MAALSSSHSRAELLSLSLSQLLKHRGSTDLNLLPSSLRFFSTQKIRGKHGVENDEDSDGGEELDGRKFKPKRSSTKTKRAKSMARLINTKPWSRDLESSLASLAPSPSKTTVVQTLHFINSLPKAMQFFDWVQKIGFTHDQQSYFFMLEILGRARNLNVARNFLNSIERRSNGVVKLEDKFFNSLIRSYGRAGLFQEACKVFEMMKAIGVSPSVFSFNSLLLILLKRGRTNMAKSLFDEMLKTYGVTPDTYTFNILIRGFCKNSMVEEGFRFFKEMRKFNCDADVITYNTLVDGMCRAGKVRIAHNLVKGMDKRDVDLSPNVVTYTTLIRGYCMKQEIDAALDVFREMVDRGLKPNEITYNTLVKGLSEVQEIDKLKELLAGKIGGGVFTPDTCTFNTLMDAQCNAGNLNEALKIFEKMLELHVQPDSASYSALIRNLCQKGDFERAEELFDELSEKEILLRDLRCRPLVAAFNPMFEYLCRNGKTMKAEKVFRQLMKSGKQDPPSYKTLIMGHCREATFQAGYDLLVLMLRRDFVPDYETYQSLIDGLLQKGEPILAYRALESMLKSCHLPATFTFHSVLAELLKRSCASESASSILLMLETRIRQNIYLSTQTVRLLFSCGKRDKAYQIVGLLYDNGFMVEMGELIDFLFLSKRLFDAYKMLLFSLEKHQTTDVKMCSTVIEGLCKSKRLCEAFALYYELVEKGIHQQLSCIEELRIALHAGGKFEEANFVSKRLQTHWLSDNSEQISSEIHRHQSMYKPKVCRHRKGVSDERFLIRSGVSSLVALVCLLQYVVLHFLDNSVFSNILMLHAVGLGMLDDFYYEIPFECMRLVLGIKTDSVALAQENGWGKTLDTLSSLTPTSLQDLANLSFICPFVKSPTISSAYFPSSLLLNLLKMLRTDNNGVSKHYPVHIRRTPTPGKATVLALGKAFPKQLIPQDCLVEGYIHDTKCEDASIKEKLERLCKITTVKTRYTVMSKDILDKYPELATEGSPTIKQRLEIANPAVVEMALEASIACIKEWGRPVEDITHIVYVSSSEIRLPGGDLYLASQLGLRSDVGRVMLYFLGCYGGVTGLRVAKDIAENNPGSRVLLTTSETTILGYRPPNKARPYDLVGAALFGDGAAAAIIGTNPLTRTESPFMELHYAVQQFLPGTQNVIDGRLSEEGIHFKLGRDLPQKIDENIEDFCKKLMSKAGLKEFNDLFWAVHPGGPAILNRLEITLELNAQKLECSRRALMDYGNVSSNTIFYVMDYMREKLKRDGSEEWGLALAFGPGITFEGILVRSL from the exons ATGGCCGCTCTGTCCAGTTCTCACAGTCGAGCAGAGCTACTCTCTCTGAGTCTGAGCCAATTGTTGAAGCACAGAGGCTCCACAGACCTAAACCTCCTTCCCTCATCTCTCAG gtTCTTCTCCACTCAGAAAATCAGGGGAAAACATGGTGTTGAGAATGATGAAGATAGTGATGGTGGGGAAGAACTGGACGGGAGGAAATTTAAACCAAAGAGATCATCTACAAAAACCAAGAGAGCTAAATCCATGGCGCGACTCATCAATACCAAGCCTTGGTCGCGTGACCTCGAGTCCTCTCTCGCTTCTCTCGCCCCCTCTCCATCCAAGACCACCGTAGTCCAGACCCTCCACTTCATTAATTCCCTTCCGAAAGCTATGCAATTTTTTGACTGGGTGCAGAAAATTGGGTTCACTCACGATCAGCAGTCCTATTTCTTCATGCTAGAAATCTTGGGTCGAGCTCGGAATCTCAATGTGGCGCGTAATTTCTTGAATTCAATTGAGAGGAGGTCTAATGGTGTGGTGAAACTGGAAGACAAGTTTTTTAATAGCTTGATTAGGAGTTACGGTCGAGCTGGTCTTTTTCAAGAAGCTTGTAAGGTTTTTGAGATGATGAAGGCCATAGGTGTTTCGCCCTCTGTTTTCTCTTTTAATagtcttttgttgattttgcttaAAAGGGGTAGGACTAACATGGCCAAGAgtctgtttgatgaaatgctcAAAACGTATGGGGTTACCCCGGATACATATACTTTCAATATTTTGATTAGAGGGTTTTGCAAGAACTCAATGGTTGAGGAAGGGTTTCGGTTTTTTAAGGAGATGAGGAAATTCAATTGTGATGCTGATGTCATTACCTACAATACACTTGTCGATGGAATGTGCAGGGCTGGGAAGGTTAGGATTGCTCATAATTTGGTGAAGGGTATGGATAAGAGAGATGTGGATTTGAGTCCTAATGTTGTTACGTACACAACTTTGATTAGAGGGTATTGTATGAAACAAGAGATTGATGCGGCTTTGGATGTTTTCCGGGAGATGGTTGATCGAGGGCTCAAACCGAATGAAATTACATATAATACTCTTGTTAAGGGGCTCTCTGAAGTGCAGGAAATTGACAAGTTAAAAGAGTTATTGGCAGGAAAGATAGGTGGGGGAGTATTTACTCCTGATACTTGTACATTCAACACATTGATGGATGCACAATGCAATGCTGGAAACCTGAATGAGGCCTTGAAGATTTTTGAGAAGATGTTGGAATTGCATGTCCAACCAGACTCAGCTTCATATAGTGCTTTGATTCGCAATTTGTGCCAGAAAGGGGATTTTGAGAGAGCAGAGGAGTTGTTTGACGAACTATCAGAAAAGGAGATCTTGTTAAGGGATCTAAGGTGTAGGCCTCTTGTCGCAGCATTTAACCCCATGTTTGAGTATTTGTGTAGAAATGGAAAAACCATGAAGGCTGAGAAAGTGTTTAGGCAGCTGATGAAAAGTGGAAAGCAAGATCCTCCTTCTTACAAAACTCTGATCATGGGGCACTGTAGGGAAGCTACATTCCAGGCTGGGTATGATCTCTTGGTCTTGATGTTGAGGAGAGATTTTGTGCCTGATTATGAGACCTATCAATCACTTATTGATGGCCTCTTGCAGAAAGGTGAACCCATTCTTGCCTACCGGGCCCTAGAGTCAATGCTGAAGAGCTGCCATCTCCCTGCAACATTTACATTCCATTCTGTACTTGCTGAACTTTTGAAGAGAAGTTGTGCCTCTGAATCTGCTAGCTCTATTTTGTTGATGTTAGAGACACGTATCAGACAAAACATCTATCTCTCGACACAAACTGTAAGATTACTCTTTAGTTGTGGAAAGCGAGATAAAGCATACCAGATTGTTGGGCTGCTCTATGATAATGGTTTCATGGTTGAGATGGGGGAattgattgattttctttttctgagtAAAAGACTGTTTGATGCATATAAAATGTTGCTGTTTAGTCTGGAGAAGCATCAAACTACTGATGTTAAGATGTGCAGCACAGTCATAGAAGGCCTTTGTAAGAGCAAAAGACTTTGTGAAGCATTTGCTTTGTACTATGAATTAGTGGAGAAGGGCATTCATCAACAACTAAGCTGCATAGAAGAGTTGAGAATTGCCTTACATGCTGGGGGGAAATTTGAGGAAGCCAACTTTGTATCAAAGAGGTTGCAAACACACTGGCTGTCTGATAACTCTGAACAAATCAGCTCTGAGATCCATAGACATCAAAGCAT GTACAAGCCTAAAGTATGTAGACACAGGAAGGGAGTCTCAGATGAGCGTTTCCTTATCAGATCAGGAGTCT CTTCGTTAGTTGCTCTCGTGTGCCTTCTTCAATATGTCGTACTTCATTTCTTAGACAATTCTGTATTCAGTAACATTTTAATGCTTCATGCAGTGGGTTTGGGGATGCTGGATG ATTTTTATTATGAGATTCCATTTGAATGCATGCGTTTGGTACTCGGTATTAAGACAGATTCAGTTGCACTTGCCCAAGAGAATGGTTGGGGCAAAACCTTAGATACCCTT TCTTCTTTGACACCAACCTCTCTCCAAGACCTTGCTAACCTTTCATTTATATGCCCCTTTGTCAAAAGTCCTACAATATCTTCTGCATATTTTCCAAGTTCTTTGTTGTTAAACCTCCTGAAGATGTTGAGAACTGACAATAATGGTGTCTCTAAGCACTATCCTGTTCACATAAGGCGCACTCCAACACCAGGCAAGGCAACAGTGCTTGCACTAGGCAAGGCCTTCCCCAAGCAGCTGATTCCTCAAGATTGCTTGGTGGAGGGTTACATTCACGACACAAAATGTGAAGATGCATCTATTAAGGAGAAGCTGGAGCGATTGT GTAAAATTACAACTGTGAAGACAAGATACACAGTCATGTCCAAGGATATCCTAGACAAATACCCTGAACTAGCAACTGAGGGCTCGCCAACAATCAAGCAGAGGCTGGAAATAGCTAACCCTGCAGTTGTGGAGATGGCCTTAGAAGCAAGCATTGCTTGCATCAAGGAATGGGGAAGGCCTGTAGAAGATATAACTCACATTGTCTATGTTTCATCCAGCGAGATACGCTTGCCTGGTGGTGACCTTTACCTTGCTAGCCAGCTTGGTCTGAGGAGTGACGTTGGCCGTGTAATGCTATACTTTCTTGGCTGTTATGGCGGTGTTACTGGCCTCAGAGTTGCCAAGGACATAGCAGAAAACAACCCAGGAAGCCGAGTTCTGTTAACAACTTCAGAAACGACCATACTTGGTTACCGGCCCCCAAACAAGGCACGCCCCTATGATCTTGTAGGTGCTGCACTTTTTGGTGATGGAGCTGCAGCTGCTATAATTGGTACCAACCCATTAACAAGAACAGAGTCTCCCTTCATGGAACTGCACTATGCAGTTCAACAATTTCTTCCAGGGACACAGAATGTCATCGATGGGCGCCTCTCTGAAGAGGGCATACATTTCAAGCTTGGGAGAGACCTCCCACAAAAGATCGATGAGAACATCGAGGACTTCTGCAAAAAACTCATGTCAAAGGCAGGTTTGAAAGAATTCAATGACCTGTTTTGGGCTGTCCATCCTGGAGGACCGGCTATACTGAACCGGCTAGAGATCACTCTTGAGTTGAACGCTCAGAAGCTTGAATGCAGCAGAAGAGCTCTCATGGACTATGGAAATGTTAGCAGTAACACAATTTTCTATGTAATGGATTACATGAGGGAAAAGTTGAAGAGAGATGGAAGTGAAGAATGGGGACTTGCTTTAGCATTTGGTCCTGGAATTACCTTTGAAGGCATTCTTGTTCGTAGCCTATAA
- the LOC119984432 gene encoding nucleoporin NSP1-like, whose translation MSGFSFGSSASAFGSSQSSSSLFGAAASFGSSLFGAATPTSGSASNTSMASSAPSFGAFSSAETFAPAFGTPSSAASSGSNFFGTTSSAASSGSNFFGTTSSTASSGSSFFGTTSSTASSGSSFFATPSSAASSGSSLFGAPSSAACSGSTLFGAPSSAASSGSTLFGTPSSAESSGSTLFGTPSSAKPDAPVAVLEAVTTTVALTPPASSTTFTSSAATSGLAVPAFGVSSSSSATTDSSVAAPASAAAASGAVSSSMRFGLSSTSASSTSTGSFTGFQLSTKTSAAASSSQAQLTSASPVFEVKRSYKRDLPPAHFMFKIESFSLLSEAEVEKYETGVFEVGDYKWSLIFYPNGKKNANADNHISLYLAIKETEKLPACWEVNATFKFFVFDHIRDKYLTIEGCKGSMKRFNAIKTEWGFAEFISLESLKNASTGYLVEDSCIFGAEVFVVKSSCKFECLSMIKHTSNNLMTWKIEDFSKLDKEYYESEVFDVKGSKWKLTLYPKGHRIAKGKSLSLYLCLNEAVSLAPSQKFFAHYKLRIRNQIQDSDHAERIGKRWFDHSATSWGFREFISLQDLEKQVKGIIMNDCLMVEAEILYESEVKSLS comes from the exons atgTCAGGATTCTCATTCGGATCATCCGCATCTGCTTTTGGATCCTCTCAGTCCTCGTCGTCCCTTTTTGGAGCGGCTGCGAGTTTCGGATCTTCATTATTTGGGGCAGCTACACCTACTTCAGGATCGGCTTCAAATACATCAATGGCAAGTTCCGCTCCCTCCTTTGGAGCGTTTTCCTCAGCGGAAACTTTTGCGCCAGCATTTGGGACTCCTTCATCGGCGGCAAGCTCAGGCTCAAACTTTTTTGGTACAACTTCATCGGCGGCAAGCTCAGGCTCAAACTTTTTTGGTACAACTTCATCCACGGCAAGCTCAGGCTCAAGCTTTTTTGGTACAACTTCATCCACGGCAAGCTCAGGCTCAAGCTTTTTTGCTACACCTTCATCCGCGGCAAGCTCAGGCTCAAGCTTATTTGGTGCACCGTCATCCGCGGCATGCTCTGGTTCAACCTTGTTTGGTGCACCTTCGTCCGCAGCAAGCTCTGGTTCAACCTTGTTTGGTACACCTTCGTCCGCAGAAAGCTCTGGTTCAACCTTGTTTGGTACACCTTCGTCCGCAAAACCAGATGCTCCTGTTGCAGTGCTTGAAGCCGTGACAACCACTGTTGCTTTAACTCCTCCTGCTAGTAGCACAACTTTTACTTCCTCTGCTGCAACTTCAGGGCTTGCAGTGCCTGCATTTGGTGtgagttcttcttcttctgctacCACAGATTCGTCTGTTGCTGCTCCTGCAAGTGCTGCTGCAGCATCTGGGGCTGTGAGTTCTTCAATGCGTTTTGGACTTAGCAGTACATCTGCTTCATCAACCAGTACTGGATCTTTCACAGGTTTTCAGCTGTCGACAAAAACATCTGCCGCTGCCTCGTCCTCTCAAGCACAGTTAACATCTGCTTCCCCTGTGTTTG AAGTAAAAAGAAGTTACAAAAGGGATCTTCCACCTGCCCACTTCATGTTCAAGATAGAGTCTTTCTCTTTACTCTCCGAGGCAGAGGTTGAAAAATATGAAACTGGTGTCTTTGAAGTTGGGGACTACAAATG GAGCTTGATATTCTATCCAAATGGTAAAAAGAATGCCAATGCAGATAACCACATCTCCCTTTATTTGGCAATCAAAGAGACCGAAAAGCTTCCTGCTTGCTGGGAGGTTAATGccactttcaaattttttgtgtttgatcaTATTCGAGACAAATACTTGACCATCGAAG GTTGTAAGGGTTCTATGAAGCGTTTCAATGCGATAAAGACTGAATGGGGATTTGCTGAATTTATCTCCCTAGAGTCTTTGAAGAATGCATCTACTGGATACCTTGTTGAGGATTCATGCATATTTGGGGCAGAGGTCTTTGTTGTCAAAAGCAGTTGCAAATTTGAGTGTCTTTCCATGATTAAGCACACTAGTAACAATCTCATGACTTGGAAGATAGAAGATTTTTCAAAGTTAGACAAGGAATATTATGAGTCCGAAGTGTTTGATGTTAAAGGATCAAAATG GAAGTTGACGCTTTATCCAAAAGGTCATCGGATTGCCAAGGGTAAATCCCTTTCCCTCTACCTATGTTTGAATGAGGCTGTAAGCCTTGCTCCGAGCCAGAAATTCTTTGCCCATTACAAGCTGCGAATAAGGAACCAAATTCAAGATTCTGATCATGCTGAAAGGATAG GTAAGCGTTGGTTTGATCACTCTGCCACCAGCTGGGGTTTTAGGGAATTTATATCCCTGCAGGATCTCGAAAAACAGGTGAAAGGCATTATCATGAATGATTGTTTGATGGTTGAAGCTGAAATTCTTTACGAGTCTGAAGTTAAGAGTTTATCTTGA